A DNA window from Mastacembelus armatus chromosome 11, fMasArm1.2, whole genome shotgun sequence contains the following coding sequences:
- the fabp3 gene encoding fatty acid-binding protein, heart has translation MMTSRTAGINPASSVAAQPVVQTTSSQSSLILLLPRSHTLTQSLTQSLTASPPFTTADMAEAFVGTWNLKESDKFDEYMKELGVGFATRKIGNMTKPTTIIALDGDKVTVKTQSSLKTTELTFKLGEEFDETTADDRKVKSIVTIDGGKMVHIQKWEDKETSLVREVNGNNLTLTLTLGEVVCTRRYEKAE, from the exons ATGATGACATCACGAACAGCCGGTATAAATCCAGCCAGTAGCGTTGCAGCACAGCCTGTGGTGCAGACTACATCGTCTCAGTCCTCTCTCATTCTGCTGCTTCCCCgctcacacaccctcacacagtCTCTCACACAGTCCCTCACAGCCTCACCTCCATTTACCACTGCAGACATGGCCGAGGCCTTCGTTGGCACATGGAACCTGAAGGAGAGTGACAAATTTGATGAATACATGAAGGAGCTGG gtGTGGGCTTCGCCACACGTAAAATAGGTAACATGACAAAGCCCACGACTATTATCGCACTGGACGGTGACAAGGTGACGGTGAAGACCCAGAGCTCCTTAAAGACAACAGAGCTTACGTTCAAGCTGGGAGAGGAGTTCGACGAGACCACGGCCGATGACAGGAAGGTTAAG tCAATTGTAACAATAGACGGTGGCAAGATGGTGCACATACAGAAGTGGGAGGACAAAGAGACCAGTCTGGTCAGGGAAGTTAATGGCAACAACCTAACACTG ACACTAACACTTGGGGAAGTTGTTTGCACACGGCGCTATGAGAAGGCAGAGTAA
- the zcchc17 gene encoding zinc finger CCHC domain-containing protein 17, which produces MSDREPVGLDGLPPLYNIYKGEVVSVQTYGAFVRLPGYKKQGLVHVSEMSATRVDNPSEIVDVGEQVWIKVIGKEIQGDKVKLSFSMKAVNQGTGQDLDPNNVMAEQDARRRKQFKDQTANKITLEAVLNTTCSKCGCKGHFTKDCFSAPGLQYALLPEEDDEEPQRQQQQTRPTVAEQDSDKKKKKKKEKKMKKKRKRERKESDSESNNSSSSSSECKTKRRHRDHTHDRDDKKKKKHKKHKSHKHS; this is translated from the exons ATGTCTGATCGTGAGCCCGTTGGACTGGATGGTCTGCCACCACTATACAACATCTACAAGGGAGAAGTGGTCTCTGTTCAAACATACGGAGCTTTTGTCAGACTGCCGGGATACAAGAAGCAAG gcctgGTACATGTGAGTGAGATGTCGGCCACACGGGTTGACAACCCCTCAGAGATTGTTGATGTTGGGGAACAGGTGTGGATTAAAGTCATTGGAAAAGAG ATTCAGGGTGACAAGGTGAAGTTGTCCTTCTCAATGAAAGCTGTCAATCAGGGAACAGGGCAGGATTTGGACCCAAACAATGTCATGGCAGA GCAGGACGCAAGGCGACGTAAGCAGTTTAAAGACCAAACTGCGAACAAGATCACACTGGAAGCTGTGCTCAACACAACATGTTCAAAATGTGGCTGCAAGG GTCACTTTACAAAGGACTGTTTCTCTGCTCCGGGCTTGCAGTATGCTCTTTTGCCTGAAGAGGACGATGAAGAGCCACAGCGGCAACAGCAGCAGACCCGACCAACAGTTGCAGAGCAAGactcagacaaaaagaagaagaaaaagaag gagaagaaaatgaagaagaagaggaaaagggagagaaaggagtCAGACAGCGaaagcaacaacagcagtagcagcagtagtgaATGCAAAACCAAGAGGAGACATCGTGACCACACTCATGATAGAGAcgacaaaaagaagaagaaacacaagaaacataAATCACACAAACATAGCTGA